A genomic window from Helicobacter suis HS1 includes:
- a CDS encoding exo-alpha-sialidase translates to MPPPPVKSVHSATLSALSNDYLLAAYFGGSAEGLSDVKIYANLYSIKTQTWQKAFALLSAPELSRLANAYVKALGNPVLFTQHDRLYLFVVGVSLGGWATSRIYMLVSNITPPFHFSLLQILPLSPFLNISHLVRTAVLPTTDGGFLLPSYHELAHKFPLLLKFDTQDRLEFLIKPNTLKQQLQPTLAPYKACALMALRSYKTQQFYTQTCKTPLQWNPPHLSNLHNYDNSIVLFNANHTLYLLYNEPLKNSNNPRSALYLAKFKDGYFSPLTILDSSLKGEVSYPAVLNFNNQIHVLYTKERKAIMHLSFNLGYLKQF, encoded by the coding sequence TTGCCCCCCCCGCCTGTAAAATCTGTGCATTCAGCCACCCTTAGCGCGCTATCCAATGATTATTTATTAGCCGCTTATTTTGGAGGGAGTGCTGAGGGTTTAAGTGATGTTAAAATCTATGCCAATCTTTACTCTATTAAAACGCAAACTTGGCAAAAGGCCTTTGCTTTACTCTCTGCGCCAGAATTAAGTAGGCTTGCTAATGCCTATGTGAAGGCATTAGGTAACCCGGTTTTATTCACGCAGCATGACCGCCTCTATTTGTTTGTGGTGGGTGTGAGCCTTGGAGGATGGGCTACCTCTAGGATTTATATGCTAGTCTCTAATATAACCCCTCCCTTTCATTTTTCACTCTTACAAATCCTTCCTTTGAGCCCATTTCTTAATATCAGCCATTTAGTGCGTACCGCTGTTTTGCCCACCACTGATGGGGGTTTTCTTCTGCCTAGTTATCATGAATTAGCCCATAAATTCCCATTACTATTAAAATTTGATACACAAGATCGTTTAGAGTTTCTAATCAAGCCTAATACACTTAAACAACAATTACAGCCCACCCTAGCCCCCTATAAAGCCTGTGCGCTCATGGCATTGCGTAGTTATAAAACACAACAATTTTATACCCAAACCTGTAAAACCCCCTTGCAGTGGAATCCACCCCATTTAAGCAATTTACACAATTATGATAACTCCATTGTACTTTTTAATGCCAACCACACCCTCTATTTACTCTACAATGAACCTCTTAAGAATAGCAATAATCCCCGTAGTGCTCTTTATTTAGCCAAATTTAAAGATGGATACTTTAGCCCGCTAACAATTTTAGATAGCAGTTTAAAGGGTGAAGTGAGTTACCCGGCTGTTTTAAATTTTAATAACCAAATCCATGTGCTTTATACCAAAGAGCGTAAAGCCATTATGCATCTTTCTTTTAATCTAGGTTATTTAAAACAATTTTAA
- a CDS encoding PBECR3 domain-containing polyvalent protein, producing the protein MLDTSKPLRMLKPAEITERLLDQVKKHNAKVWVGELNNSSIIEHLGFKPDRPIKFIANGEALTHVQRQHGTNSIHHKRGQSPIETADIANYPSMVNNADIMYIKKHNAIKTLVSGKQINGYFVVVEVIGAKNGQLNLKTMYKENGKLENSPTFKDSAYIRLSKDSASPQLQVNYRPCLDATGTISLIFY; encoded by the coding sequence TTGCTAGATACTAGCAAACCCTTAAGAATGCTTAAACCTGCTGAAATTACAGAGAGATTATTAGATCAAGTTAAAAAGCACAATGCTAAAGTGTGGGTGGGGGAGTTAAATAACTCAAGCATTATTGAGCATTTAGGGTTTAAACCAGATCGACCTATTAAGTTTATTGCTAATGGTGAGGCTCTTACACATGTGCAAAGACAGCATGGAACTAATTCTATCCACCACAAAAGAGGACAATCGCCCATAGAAACCGCAGATATAGCGAATTATCCAAGTATGGTTAATAATGCAGACATCATGTATATTAAGAAACATAATGCAATTAAAACGCTTGTGAGTGGCAAACAGATTAACGGATATTTTGTTGTAGTAGAAGTTATAGGAGCGAAGAATGGACAATTGAACCTAAAGACCATGTATAAGGAAAACGGGAAGTTAGAAAATAGCCCGACTTTTAAAGATAGTGCGTATATACGACTATCAAAAGATAGCGCAAGTCCACAACTGCAGGTAAACTACAGGCCTTGCTTAGACGCAACAGGCACTATCAGCCTCATATTCTACTAA
- a CDS encoding FeoA family protein has product MNLLECQKNKRYRIVGITTQDFQLKNRFLSFGIIVGEEITLLQHSIRKATFSIEIGHAQIALRAHEAQCVLVNPL; this is encoded by the coding sequence ATGAATCTCCTAGAGTGCCAAAAAAATAAGCGCTATAGGATTGTAGGAATCACCACTCAAGACTTCCAACTAAAGAACCGCTTTTTATCTTTTGGGATTATTGTAGGGGAGGAGATAACCCTTTTGCAACACTCCATTAGAAAAGCCACCTTTAGTATTGAAATTGGGCATGCACAAATTGCCTTGCGCGCCCATGAAGCCCAGTGTGTTTTGGTTAACCCCTTATGA
- the mltG gene encoding endolytic transglycosylase MltG: protein MLSLFFYLSIPIKSSSIVYIPNGPLKKAFYHLKNISLEATTPTIPIQVNTLDLWILRLMEGLHIWQKPKSGYIAISIKKHNQIRKGDFLHALSISKPVYRDITLIPGETLYFFIRDLARIFYLKVQDLKQAYNTPYQEAGIIPDTYRFSLGISAQNLMRYLLQHAHTYYQNLSIQLLGRYDVKEWQKTLIIASIIQKEAANASEMPLISGVIANRLKKGMPLQMDGSLNYGKYSHTKVTHARILEDTSDYNTYKHKGLPKVPIGSVGLEAIKAALFPAKTKFLYFVKTREGTHKFSQYYQEHVRSIHSY, encoded by the coding sequence ATGCTTTCGTTGTTCTTTTATCTTAGTATACCGATAAAATCTAGTAGCATTGTTTACATACCAAATGGCCCTCTTAAAAAGGCCTTTTATCACTTAAAAAATATCTCTTTAGAGGCTACAACCCCTACAATTCCTATACAAGTTAACACCCTAGACCTGTGGATTTTGCGTCTTATGGAAGGATTGCACATATGGCAAAAACCTAAGAGTGGTTATATCGCTATTTCTATTAAGAAACACAATCAAATTAGAAAGGGGGATTTTTTACATGCTCTCAGCATTTCTAAGCCTGTGTATAGAGATATTACCCTAATCCCTGGAGAAACCCTTTATTTTTTTATCCGCGATTTAGCCCGAATTTTTTATTTAAAAGTGCAGGATTTAAAGCAGGCTTACAACACACCCTATCAAGAAGCCGGTATCATTCCAGATACCTACCGCTTTAGTTTAGGCATTTCAGCCCAAAACCTAATGCGCTATTTACTCCAACATGCCCACACATATTACCAAAATCTTAGCATACAACTACTAGGCCGCTATGATGTCAAAGAGTGGCAAAAAACCCTCATCATCGCCTCTATTATTCAAAAAGAGGCGGCGAATGCTTCTGAAATGCCTTTAATTTCTGGGGTAATTGCTAATCGCTTAAAAAAGGGCATGCCCTTACAAATGGATGGGAGTTTAAATTATGGCAAATACTCCCACACAAAAGTTACACACGCGCGTATTTTAGAGGATACTAGCGATTATAACACCTACAAGCATAAGGGATTACCCAAAGTACCCATTGGTAGTGTAGGATTAGAGGCTATTAAGGCCGCTTTATTTCCCGCTAAAACAAAATTTTTATACTTTGTAAAAACCAGAGAGGGAACACATAAATTTAGCCAATATTACCAAGAACATGTGCGCTCTATCCATAGCTATTAG
- a CDS encoding 4Fe-4S dicluster domain-containing protein produces MSKMKAPEGVPVWVNEQRCKGCDLCVSVCPAGVLGMGVKPTHVLGKVAKVAYPESCIGCYKCELGCPDFAIYVAEKGDFKFAKVSKEAELRGEKVRANHYMLLAEALAEGRGK; encoded by the coding sequence ATGTCTAAAATGAAAGCGCCTGAGGGTGTGCCTGTTTGGGTGAATGAGCAGCGCTGTAAGGGTTGTGATCTATGCGTATCGGTGTGTCCGGCGGGGGTTTTAGGAATGGGGGTTAAGCCCACGCATGTTTTAGGTAAAGTGGCTAAGGTGGCCTATCCAGAGAGTTGTATTGGTTGTTATAAATGCGAGCTGGGTTGTCCGGATTTTGCCATTTATGTAGCTGAAAAGGGAGATTTTAAGTTTGCTAAGGTGTCTAAAGAGGCAGAATTAAGAGGGGAAAAAGTGCGCGCCAATCATTACATGCTTTTAGCAGAGGCTTTAGCAGAAGGGAGAGGAAAATGA
- the tnpA gene encoding IS200/IS605 family transposase: MVKSSDIRHGRHCVFLLHVHLIFVTKYRRKAFSKEVIDFLGEVFKKVCEDFESELVEFDGESDHVHLLINYPPKVSISKLVNSLKGVSSRRVRAQQFKSVCNTLWGDHLWSPSYFAGSCGGAPLELIKRYIQEQETPV, from the coding sequence ATGGTAAAGTCTAGTGATATTAGACACGGCAGACATTGTGTATTTCTCTTGCATGTGCATTTGATCTTTGTAACAAAATATAGGCGTAAGGCTTTCAGCAAAGAAGTGATAGACTTTCTAGGCGAAGTCTTTAAAAAAGTGTGTGAGGACTTTGAAAGCGAGTTAGTAGAGTTTGATGGAGAATCTGATCATGTGCATTTGCTCATCAACTACCCACCCAAAGTGAGTATTTCTAAGCTGGTTAATTCTTTGAAAGGTGTGAGCTCTAGAAGGGTGCGTGCCCAGCAGTTTAAAAGTGTTTGTAACACATTATGGGGTGATCACTTGTGGTCGCCTAGCTATTTTGCTGGCAGTTGTGGCGGTGCTCCTTTGGAGCTGATTAAACGCTATATCCAAGAGCAAGAAACACCTGTTTAG
- a CDS encoding YhdP family protein produces MYLKLDNKFLLDIGMLDIAALIKPKAQRKTPSVEEIVQGIRYGIWTLDYFKRLSIQKIYINPTTTARIFFDGHQYEVSFPGIEGKFYLEERQKIYLKILQLDLAPYLRIAGNADYSSQTKQLTFNLQLSPLDHPSLRKSNLKFFMQGLTDFKTLALKCNSNAISHLDFLKPYIPAAHKVLRTWLFDNIRFSSFKIEDAKLSLNLKDKHLLNTLLAQLSAQAIVQNARVSFHENLPPILSSKVLLDFKDQVLMITPEYATYENMALEGSHVNISHFGSASKIVASIKIAPRASYPHVERLLKAYKILLPLKNMKSLIGADLLLTLQLVPHAHPLIFIQGSVGVGEGDFLLYGVPLFSQSANIFLDISPEGKTVYINTQHTRYHNMADIDARLTLDFKHKLLTSSATIHKIQINTNSKINMRVFSPYRTTINTHAPSLRLDILPDLIAQGQSSQAFQDKIRQTIKAQSQETFTKDAIYANQDNLPSLSFNLDFSKEHKTTFRIGELGIEGEMGKIYSLRVKNLAKLIPISPLARYFALKKGSLKISTKDFHNFQFFGINLNIDLPLYYHDGRLINSFSLLGTFRKDSAEIFSPDGAFMAKIQGGEKIVFINDINFNVDEFLNSKIPIIQELLAPSKHKPTKEQIRAEKIFIRAKQHYEKIHNILPTATIINATNTVLTFKSLPLALENLRLMIRDGQVSIDGSYQRAMLNLDMIHGNITLKASNFSGDYLNMALQSITSKDIIQGGLYNLVGGYKDRVFNGELRLQNTTIKNLKVLQKTVNVINTIPSLLAFRDPRLSANGYEIAKGKIIFGINAGYIGFEHIDLIGTTLDVDGSGILELSNRKLDMSLNLSTIKGFANVINKIPILNYLILGKNRKISTHVNLSGNLDNLNAKITLGKDIVRAPFKILRRIFAPIDIIISEIKKGMRNESPRVPKK; encoded by the coding sequence TTGTATCTAAAACTAGATAACAAGTTTTTGCTAGACATTGGCATGTTAGATATTGCAGCACTCATTAAGCCTAAAGCCCAAAGAAAAACCCCCAGTGTAGAAGAAATTGTACAAGGCATTAGATACGGGATATGGACACTAGATTATTTTAAGCGTTTATCCATTCAAAAGATTTATATCAACCCCACCACTACCGCCCGTATCTTCTTTGATGGTCACCAATATGAAGTCTCTTTTCCGGGCATTGAGGGTAAATTTTACCTAGAGGAGCGCCAAAAAATCTATTTAAAAATTTTACAACTAGATCTAGCGCCTTATTTACGAATTGCAGGGAATGCAGATTATAGTAGCCAAACCAAACAACTTACCTTTAATTTGCAACTCTCGCCTCTTGATCACCCTTCTCTTAGAAAATCTAATTTAAAGTTTTTCATGCAAGGTTTAACAGATTTTAAAACCCTAGCGCTTAAATGCAATAGCAACGCCATTAGCCACTTAGATTTTTTAAAGCCCTATATACCCGCTGCCCATAAAGTTTTACGCACTTGGCTATTTGATAATATCAGATTTTCTAGCTTTAAAATTGAGGATGCCAAACTTTCTCTCAATCTTAAAGATAAACACCTACTAAACACCCTATTAGCACAATTAAGTGCCCAAGCCATAGTTCAAAACGCGCGCGTTTCATTCCACGAAAATCTCCCGCCTATTCTCTCTTCTAAAGTTTTGCTTGATTTTAAAGATCAAGTCTTAATGATCACGCCTGAGTACGCAACTTATGAAAACATGGCTTTAGAAGGCTCGCATGTTAACATTAGCCATTTTGGAAGCGCCTCTAAAATAGTGGCCAGTATTAAAATCGCCCCTAGAGCTTCTTATCCTCATGTAGAGCGTTTGCTTAAAGCTTATAAAATTCTTTTACCCCTAAAAAACATGAAATCCTTAATTGGTGCAGATTTATTACTCACACTGCAACTTGTGCCCCATGCCCACCCCTTAATTTTTATACAAGGTAGTGTTGGTGTAGGGGAGGGGGATTTTTTACTCTATGGCGTACCTCTCTTTAGTCAGTCTGCTAACATCTTTTTGGATATTAGTCCGGAAGGCAAAACTGTTTATATCAACACACAACACACCCGCTACCACAACATGGCCGATATAGATGCGCGTTTAACTTTAGATTTCAAGCACAAACTATTAACCAGTAGCGCCACTATCCATAAAATCCAGATCAACACCAATAGCAAGATTAACATGCGCGTCTTTAGCCCTTATAGAACCACTATTAATACCCACGCTCCCTCTTTACGCCTAGATATTTTACCCGATCTCATCGCTCAAGGGCAATCCTCACAGGCCTTTCAAGATAAAATCCGCCAAACAATCAAAGCCCAAAGCCAAGAAACATTTACTAAAGATGCAATCTATGCCAATCAAGATAACTTGCCAAGCCTGAGTTTTAATCTAGATTTTTCTAAAGAGCATAAAACGACATTTAGAATTGGTGAGTTAGGGATTGAGGGGGAGATGGGTAAGATTTATAGTTTGCGTGTTAAAAATCTAGCCAAACTCATTCCTATTTCTCCACTAGCGCGCTATTTTGCCCTCAAAAAAGGATCGCTTAAAATCAGTACTAAAGATTTTCACAATTTCCAATTTTTTGGCATAAATTTAAATATTGATTTGCCCTTATACTACCATGATGGCCGTCTCATTAATTCCTTTTCTCTATTAGGCACTTTTAGAAAAGATAGCGCGGAGATATTTAGCCCTGACGGTGCTTTTATGGCTAAAATTCAAGGAGGTGAAAAGATTGTTTTTATCAATGATATTAACTTTAATGTAGATGAGTTTTTAAACTCTAAAATACCTATTATCCAAGAATTACTTGCTCCAAGCAAACACAAACCCACCAAAGAACAAATCAGAGCCGAGAAAATTTTTATCCGCGCTAAACAGCATTATGAGAAAATACATAATATTCTCCCAACCGCCACTATTATCAATGCCACTAACACAGTGCTAACTTTTAAATCCTTACCTCTAGCCTTAGAGAATTTGCGTTTAATGATTAGAGACGGGCAGGTTAGCATAGATGGCAGTTACCAACGGGCTATGCTCAATCTTGATATGATCCATGGCAATATCACACTAAAGGCTAGTAATTTTAGCGGGGATTATCTCAACATGGCGCTACAAAGCATCACTTCCAAAGATATTATACAAGGGGGGTTATATAATCTTGTTGGGGGCTATAAGGATCGCGTGTTTAATGGAGAATTGCGGCTACAAAACACCACCATTAAAAATCTTAAAGTCTTGCAAAAGACGGTGAATGTGATTAACACCATTCCCTCTTTGCTTGCATTTAGAGACCCGCGTTTAAGCGCTAATGGTTATGAAATTGCTAAGGGGAAAATTATTTTTGGTATCAATGCGGGCTATATTGGTTTTGAGCATATAGACCTTATAGGTACAACCCTAGATGTAGATGGCAGTGGGATTTTAGAATTATCAAACCGCAAACTTGACATGTCTTTAAATCTTTCTACAATTAAAGGTTTTGCAAATGTGATTAATAAAATCCCTATCCTGAATTACCTTATTCTAGGTAAAAATAGGAAGATCTCTACCCATGTCAATTTAAGCGGAAATTTGGATAATCTGAATGCAAAAATTACCTTAGGTAAAGATATTGTCCGTGCTCCCTTTAAAATTTTACGGCGTATTTTTGCGCCTATAGATATTATCATTAGTGAAATCAAAAAAGGAATGAGAAATGAATCTCCTAGAGTGCCAAAAAAATAA
- a CDS encoding putative barnase/colicin E5 family endoribonuclease yields MQEKLINGLTEIVAKGRVLENAGVYTIHLKNQKGSFRVGLSRGWNEQGDNQECANLHV; encoded by the coding sequence ATACAAGAAAAACTTATTAATGGCTTAACAGAGATCGTAGCAAAAGGGCGTGTACTTGAAAATGCAGGAGTCTATACAATCCACCTTAAAAACCAAAAAGGAAGTTTTAGGGTAGGTTTATCTAGGGGGTGGAACGAACAGGGGGACAACCAAGAGTGCGCAAACTTGCATGTGTGA
- a CDS encoding 2-oxoglutarate ferredoxin oxidoreductase subunit beta — MAFNYDEYLRVDKTPTLWCWGCGDGVILKCIIRAMDNLGWNMDDVCLVSGIGCSGRMSSYVNCNTVHTTHGRALAYATGIKMANPSKHVVVVSGDGDSFAIGGNHTIHACRRNIDLNLVLINNFIYGLTNSQTSPTTPNGMWTVTAQGGNIDNHFDPCQITMAAGATFVARESVLDPKKLERVLSEGFNHKGFSFIDVHSNCHINLGRKNKMGEAAQTLNWIQSRLVSQRKYEELTPEEREDKYPVGVLKHDTSKMEYCQAYQGVIDKALSKKKV, encoded by the coding sequence ATGGCATTTAATTATGATGAGTATTTGCGGGTAGATAAAACACCCACTTTATGGTGTTGGGGCTGTGGAGATGGGGTGATTTTAAAGTGTATTATCCGCGCTATGGATAATTTGGGCTGGAATATGGATGATGTGTGTCTTGTTAGTGGCATTGGTTGTAGCGGGCGCATGAGTTCTTATGTGAATTGTAATACCGTGCACACCACACATGGGCGCGCTTTGGCCTATGCCACCGGTATTAAAATGGCTAATCCAAGTAAGCATGTGGTGGTGGTTTCAGGCGATGGGGATAGCTTTGCTATTGGAGGCAATCACACTATTCATGCCTGTAGGCGCAATATTGATCTAAATTTAGTTTTGATTAATAACTTTATCTATGGCCTGACTAATTCACAAACCTCCCCCACAACACCAAATGGCATGTGGACAGTAACGGCTCAAGGGGGCAATATTGATAACCACTTTGATCCATGCCAAATTACAATGGCAGCAGGGGCAACTTTTGTGGCTAGAGAGAGTGTATTAGATCCTAAAAAATTAGAGCGGGTTTTAAGTGAGGGTTTTAACCATAAAGGCTTTAGTTTTATTGATGTGCACAGTAATTGTCATATTAATTTAGGGCGCAAAAATAAAATGGGCGAGGCAGCACAAACCCTTAATTGGATACAATCTCGTTTGGTAAGCCAGCGCAAGTATGAGGAATTAACACCGGAGGAAAGGGAGGATAAATACCCCGTAGGTGTTTTAAAACATGATACTAGCAAAATGGAGTACTGCCAAGCTTACCAAGGTGTGATTGATAAAGCCCTTTCTAAAAAGAAAGTTTAA
- the nth gene encoding endonuclease III yields MKAMIIKTLLLEHFKQPTTELIYQNPYELLVAVLLSAQCTDKRVNATTPAFFKAYPDVMSLANASFEDVYQCIKSISYPNSKAKHLIQMAQQILQNFNGQIPRSQKELKTLAGIGQKSANVVLSVAFNQNVLAVDTHVFRVSHRLGLTKAKNTLQTEADLSALFKEDLGALHHAMILFGRRICKAIKPQCSICFLQEFCSNKANFKPR; encoded by the coding sequence ATGAAAGCAATGATCATTAAAACCTTACTTTTAGAGCACTTCAAACAGCCCACAACAGAACTTATTTATCAAAACCCTTATGAATTACTAGTAGCTGTACTGCTTTCTGCACAATGCACAGATAAACGAGTCAATGCCACAACCCCTGCTTTTTTTAAGGCCTATCCAGATGTGATGAGTTTAGCTAACGCCTCTTTTGAAGATGTGTATCAATGCATTAAAAGCATTTCTTATCCCAATAGCAAGGCTAAACATTTAATACAAATGGCACAACAGATTTTACAAAATTTCAATGGGCAAATCCCAAGAAGCCAAAAAGAGCTAAAAACCCTAGCAGGTATTGGCCAAAAAAGCGCAAATGTGGTATTATCTGTGGCTTTTAATCAAAATGTACTAGCCGTTGATACCCATGTTTTTAGAGTATCGCATCGTTTGGGTTTAACTAAGGCTAAAAATACTTTGCAAACGGAGGCTGATTTGAGCGCTCTATTTAAAGAGGATTTAGGTGCACTCCACCATGCCATGATTTTATTTGGGCGCAGAATTTGTAAAGCCATTAAACCCCAATGTTCTATTTGTTTTTTGCAGGAATTTTGTTCAAACAAAGCTAATTTCAAACCCCGTTAA
- the ispF gene encoding 2-C-methyl-D-erythritol 2,4-cyclodiphosphate synthase, giving the protein MEKSFSLILLAAGSSSRFIKSLPSKLPPIKKQWWVYQGLALWEKVYRDFKALGCFERIFLVVSNPLEQIYIKQALEDLELSVVLGGESRQESVLNALKLVQTPFVVVSDVARFIGGSQMFLKLLDRFKNQPKLDGIAPALSASDTMVLSQQGFTTLDRAHTLHVQTPQICRTEKLKEAYSKGNFSDESSALLSNGGQVTYIEGSLDLHKITFAHDLPPYTTCFTTHTGLGFDVHGFESNKPMKIGGVLIDPKDSKEQGLKAHSDGDVLLHALIDAILGAIKGGDIGMYYSDQDSRFKNMDSSLMLTQIYHLAQGMGHTIESIDCTLLADMPKIAPYREAIKSHLADLLRLNKRVINIKATTFEGLGFIGRKEGIAAQVLVQTSALSAVDL; this is encoded by the coding sequence TTGGAAAAAAGTTTTTCGCTTATTTTACTTGCTGCGGGTTCAAGTAGCCGCTTTATAAAAAGCTTGCCCTCTAAACTGCCCCCTATTAAAAAACAATGGTGGGTTTATCAGGGGCTAGCTTTATGGGAAAAAGTATATAGAGATTTTAAGGCTTTGGGTTGTTTTGAGCGCATTTTTCTAGTGGTCAGTAACCCTTTAGAGCAAATTTATATCAAGCAAGCTTTAGAGGATTTAGAGCTTAGCGTGGTTTTAGGAGGAGAGAGTCGCCAAGAGTCGGTGCTAAATGCGCTTAAATTAGTACAAACCCCCTTTGTGGTGGTGAGCGATGTGGCGCGTTTTATTGGGGGATCACAAATGTTTTTAAAACTGTTAGATCGCTTCAAAAACCAACCCAAATTAGATGGCATTGCCCCAGCTTTAAGCGCCTCTGATACAATGGTTTTAAGCCAGCAAGGTTTTACCACACTAGATCGCGCCCACACCTTGCATGTACAAACCCCCCAGATTTGCCGGACAGAAAAACTAAAAGAGGCTTATAGCAAAGGAAATTTTAGTGATGAGAGTAGCGCGCTTTTAAGCAATGGAGGGCAGGTAACATACATAGAGGGTAGTTTAGATTTGCACAAAATCACCTTTGCCCACGATTTGCCTCCCTACACAACTTGTTTTACAACCCATACTGGTTTAGGATTTGATGTACATGGATTTGAATCAAATAAACCTATGAAAATAGGCGGGGTTCTTATTGATCCTAAAGATAGTAAAGAGCAAGGGTTAAAAGCCCATAGCGATGGAGATGTGCTTTTACATGCTCTTATTGATGCGATCTTAGGGGCGATTAAAGGCGGAGATATTGGCATGTATTATAGCGATCAAGACTCGCGCTTTAAAAATATGGATTCAAGCTTAATGCTCACACAGATTTATCACCTAGCACAGGGAATGGGGCACACTATAGAAAGCATTGATTGTACCCTTTTAGCTGACATGCCAAAAATCGCGCCTTATAGGGAGGCGATTAAATCGCACTTAGCTGATCTATTACGCTTAAATAAAAGGGTGATCAATATTAAAGCAACTACCTTTGAAGGGCTAGGATTTATCGGGAGAAAAGAGGGAATAGCCGCGCAGGTATTGGTTCAGACAAGTGCGTTAAGTGCTGTTGATTTATAA
- the pyrC gene encoding dihydroorotase has translation MDKITLQDPLDMHLHLREGALLKAILPFSARPFSTAVVMPNLTIPITTTKQALDYKAEIESLSAHFKPLVALYLHEKLSSQELEQAKAAGLFLLKLYPKNATTNSDQGVDNILSPQMLKILEIAQNLGFILCIHAEDHGFVLDREYNFHPILTTLAQEFPRLKIIIEHISDTRSISLLERYPNLYATLTLHHIALNLDHLAGGALNPHLFCKPLLKTPKDQQALLNLALNAHPKVAFGSDSAPHLIAYKHTHTCSAGIFSAPLLLSALCSLFEKHNALDKLQSFISQNAMRIYALKDIPHKTITLIKKPPNPPKLPDGLYMPQIFPLHWSVDAICSHLL, from the coding sequence ATGGATAAAATCACCCTACAAGACCCCCTAGACATGCACTTACACCTAAGAGAGGGTGCATTACTCAAAGCCATTTTGCCCTTTAGCGCTCGCCCCTTTAGTACAGCAGTAGTCATGCCTAATTTGACTATCCCCATTACTACCACCAAACAAGCCCTAGATTACAAAGCAGAAATTGAAAGTCTAAGCGCGCATTTTAAACCCCTGGTAGCCCTTTATTTGCATGAAAAACTCAGTAGCCAAGAATTAGAACAAGCTAAAGCCGCCGGGTTATTTTTACTCAAACTCTACCCTAAAAATGCCACCACTAACTCAGATCAAGGTGTAGACAATATTTTAAGCCCACAAATGCTTAAGATTTTAGAAATAGCCCAAAATCTAGGTTTTATCCTTTGTATCCACGCTGAAGATCATGGCTTTGTGCTAGATAGAGAATATAATTTCCACCCTATTTTAACCACCCTAGCCCAAGAATTTCCCCGTCTAAAAATCATCATAGAACACATAAGCGATACGCGCAGTATCTCCCTTTTAGAACGCTACCCTAATTTATACGCAACCCTCACCCTACATCACATCGCGCTTAATTTAGATCATCTAGCCGGAGGCGCGCTAAATCCTCATCTCTTTTGTAAACCTCTTTTAAAAACCCCTAAAGATCAGCAAGCACTTTTAAATTTAGCCCTCAATGCACACCCTAAAGTAGCCTTTGGTTCTGACAGCGCGCCTCATCTAATCGCTTATAAACACACCCACACCTGTAGTGCGGGTATTTTTAGCGCACCTTTGCTTTTAAGCGCGCTGTGTTCTCTTTTTGAAAAACACAATGCCCTAGATAAACTCCAAAGCTTTATTAGCCAAAATGCCATGCGCATTTATGCACTTAAAGATATTCCCCATAAAACTATCACTCTGATTAAAAAACCCCCAAATCCACCCAAACTTCCCGACGGGTTATATATGCCACAGATTTTTCCCCTTCATTGGAGTGTAGATGCGATCTGTTCTCATCTACTCTAG
- the fliN gene encoding flagellar motor switch protein FliN: protein MDSQNNNNNNGNNKDGVNIQSNPTLATLTPVNPRLKKQPTLNPRELELTTYLEELINDYKGLLDMEITFMAELGSTFIPLREVLRFERGSVIDLQKPAGESVDTFVNGRVIGKGEVMVYEKNLAIRLNEVLDSNAIVYYIAKDL from the coding sequence ATGGATAGCCAAAACAACAATAATAACAATGGTAATAATAAAGATGGGGTGAATATCCAGTCTAACCCTACGCTGGCAACTTTGACACCGGTTAACCCTAGGCTTAAAAAGCAACCCACTCTCAACCCTAGAGAGTTAGAGCTGACAACTTATTTAGAAGAGTTGATCAATGATTATAAGGGATTATTAGACATGGAAATTACTTTCATGGCCGAACTTGGTTCTACTTTTATTCCTTTAAGGGAAGTGTTGCGTTTTGAAAGAGGATCGGTGATTGATTTGCAAAAACCTGCAGGAGAGAGTGTGGATACTTTTGTTAATGGGCGCGTTATTGGTAAGGGAGAGGTTATGGTGTATGAGAAAAATTTAGCAATCCGCTTAAATGAAGTGTTAGACTCCAATGCTATTGTTTACTACATCGCTAAGGACTTATAG